Proteins found in one Hevea brasiliensis isolate MT/VB/25A 57/8 chromosome 18, ASM3005281v1, whole genome shotgun sequence genomic segment:
- the LOC110651809 gene encoding beta-glucuronosyltransferase GlcAT14A yields MGAEKRWLFTLFSAAFLSLLFLLFYSISAFSFPKPFPSVVHYGAHYPPAFAYYISGGRDDGNRILRLLLAVYHPRNHYLLHLGADASDDERVRLVGAINAVPAIRSFANVDVVGKPNRLTYMGSSNLAATLRAAAILLRVHSGWSWFVALSASDYPLLTQDDLSHVFSSVSRDLNFIDHTSDLGWKESQRFQPIVVDPGVYLARRTQIFQATEKRSTPDAFKVFTGSPWVILSRSFLEFCILGWNNLPRTLLMYFNNVILPEEGYFHSVVCNAPEFKNTTVNSDLRYMVWDNPPKMEPHFLNVSDYDELVRSGAAFARQFKRNDPVLEMIDEKILKRGHNRAAPGAWCTGRRSWLIDPCSQWGDVNVVKPGPQTKKFEETIKNLVDELNWQMNQCQ; encoded by the exons ATGGGGGCAGAGAAAAGATGGCTTTTCACACTCTTCTCTGCAGCATTCCTCTCTCTCCTGTTTCTCCTATTCTACTCAATCTCTGCTTTCAGCTTCCCAAAACCCTTCCCTTCTGTAGTCCACTACGGCGCCCACTACCCGCCTGCTTTTGCATATTATATCTCTGGCGGCCGGGATGATGGTAATCGGATCCTCCGGCTATTGCTGGCGGTCtatcacccaaggaaccattactTGTTGCATTTGGGTGCTGATGCGTCTGATGATGAGAGAGTGAGACTTGTTGGGGCAATAAATGCAGTGCCTGCAATCAGGTCTTTTGCAAATGTCGACGTTGTGGGGAAGCCTAATCGGCTTACGTATATGGGTTCCTCTAATTTGGCGGCCACGTTGCGTGCTGCTGCCATTTTGTTGAGAGTGCACTCTGGGTGGAGCTGGTTTGTGGCATTGAGTGCATCGGATTATCCCTTGTTGACCCAGGATG ACTTGTCCCATGTATTCTCCTCTGTTAGCAGAGATCTCAATTTCATAGATCACACCAGTGATCTTGGGTGGAAAGA ATCACAAAGGTTCCAGCCTATTGTTGTTGACCCTGGAGTTTACCTAGCTAGGAGGACCCagatttttcaggctacagagaAGCGGTCAACTCCTGATGCTTTCAAAGTATTCACAG GTTCCCCATGGGTCATCTTGAGCAGATCATTTCTTGAATTTTGCATTCTTGGTTGGAATAACCTTCCACGAACGCTTCTCATGTACTTCAACAATGTTATTTTACCTGAAGAAGGCTATTTCCACTCTGTTGTTTGCAATGCACCAGAGTTTAAAAACACTACTGTAAACAGTGATCTAAGGTATATGGTCTGGGACAATCCTCCAAAGATGGAACCTCATTTTTTGAACGTTTCTGATTATGATGAATTGGTTCGAAGTGGAGCTGCTTTTGCCAGACAGTTCAAGAGGAATGATCCTGTACTGGAAATGATTGATGAGAAGATCCTAAAACGTGGACATAACCGAGCTGCACCAGGTGCTTGGTGCACTGGCCGGAGGAGCTGGTTGATTGATCCTTGTTCCCAATGGGGTGATGTCAATGTTGTTAAGCCAGGGCCTCAGACAAAAAAATTTGAAGAGACCATCAAAAACCTTGTTGACGAGTTGAATTGGCAGATGAATCAGTGCCAATGA
- the LOC110651810 gene encoding putative fasciclin-like arabinogalactan protein 20: MATQLLIFLTLLSFLSVSSPLPADTILDAANNLSISGYNSMALTLEFGSQTIIPPSSSLTIFSPPDTAFSNVGQPSLSLLQFHFSPLYFPLHSFKFLPPGTKIPTLFTSHSLIITSSQSDGNVVSLNGVKINGSAIYDDGSLVVFGIENFLDPDFEVSGSINGRPVQSFRCTVNGDDFRMFEEASGALRSRGYSVIASFLDLQLTEFKNQTFVTIFAPQDEVMKSLIGTFTEYRSIFLRHFVPCKIPSNDLANLDNGVLLPTYFNEFLINVTRSGDTVLLSGDQVVAPDLYNNSWLVVHGLRGSFVVQERPHVAPNPSSGVRSNCKNIAADFIFMISVTLLFLYIFNQNI; this comes from the coding sequence ATGGCGACCCAACTTCTCATCTTCCTCACCCTCCTTTCTTTCCTTTCTGTGTCCTCTCCTCTTCCCGCCGACACCATTCTGGATGCCGCCAATAACCTCTCGATTTCCGGCTACAATTCGATGGCTCTCACTCTCGAATTCGGCTCTCAAACCATAATCCCGCCATCTTCATCTCTCACTATTTTCTCTCCCCCTGATACTGCATTCTCTAACGTAGGGCAACCCTCTCTCTCCCTCCTGCAATTCCACTTTTCTCCACTGTATTTCCCTCTCCATTCCTTCAAATTCTTGCCTCCTGGAACCAAGATCCCCACTCTGTTCACCAGTCATTCGCTCATCATCACTTCCTCACAGTCTGATGGCAATGTAGTTTCACTAAATGGTGTCAAGATTAATGGGTCTGCAATATATGATGATGGGTCTTTGGTAGTCTTTGGAATTGAGAATTTTCTTGATCCCGATTTTGAGGTTTCTGGTTCCATCAATGGGAGGCCCGTTCAGAGTTTTAGATGTACTGTTAACGGTGACGATTTCCGCATGTTTGAGGAGGCAAGTGGGGCTTTGAGATCAAGAGGGTACTCTGTCATAGCCTCGTTTCTTGATTTGCAATTGACAGAGTTCAAGAACCAGACCTTTGTAACGATCTTTGCTCCTCAAGATGAGGTGATGAAAAGTTTAATCGGCACATTCACCGAATACAGATCGATCTTTCTTAGGCATTTTGTACCTTGCAAGATTCCAAGTAATGATCTGGCTAATCTTGATAATGGGGTGTTGTTACCCACTTATTTTAATGAATTCCTGATAAATGTCACAAGATCTGGTGATACTGTGCTGCTCAGTGGAGATCAGGTCGTAGCTCCTGATTTGTATAATAACAGTTGGCTTGTTGTTCATGGCCTTCGTGGGAGTTTTGTAGTGCAAGAGAGACCTCATGTAGCGCCAAACCCTTCATCCGGGGTTAGAAGCAACTGTAAGAATATAGCAGCtgattttatttttatgatatcagTTACTCTTCTGTTCCTCTACATCTTTAACCAGAACATTTAG